The Sphingomonas telluris genome includes a window with the following:
- a CDS encoding TrbG/VirB9 family P-type conjugative transfer protein — protein sequence MRIPAAVLAAVLFATSAHAADPRLRTVNFEPDKVVQVQGRLGYQSMIEFGPGEQIENVAVGDSSAWQVTPNKRANLLFLKPLEAHAKTNMTVVTDQRLYLFDLSVAPGSSTALYNLRFTYDQPRQPQKVPYPKLLNDGPATATAAATPTAPATQANYAWKGKGKKDLLPARSYDDGYRLYLQWTAGKPMPALFTRDEKGEELPANATQVGSFIVLDHVPHELVMRLGKRTAVLVNKKKPVQAMRVAER from the coding sequence ATGAGAATCCCCGCAGCCGTTCTTGCAGCGGTACTTTTCGCCACCTCCGCTCACGCCGCCGACCCGCGGCTAAGAACCGTCAATTTCGAGCCGGACAAGGTCGTCCAGGTCCAGGGCCGCCTCGGCTATCAGTCGATGATCGAGTTCGGTCCCGGCGAGCAGATCGAGAATGTCGCCGTCGGCGATTCCAGTGCCTGGCAGGTCACGCCCAACAAGCGCGCCAACCTGCTGTTCCTGAAGCCGCTCGAGGCGCATGCGAAGACGAACATGACCGTGGTCACCGACCAGCGGCTCTACCTGTTCGACCTCAGCGTTGCTCCGGGCAGCAGCACGGCGCTCTACAACCTGCGCTTCACCTACGATCAGCCGCGCCAGCCGCAGAAAGTCCCGTACCCGAAGCTTCTGAACGATGGTCCGGCGACGGCAACGGCCGCAGCAACGCCCACCGCGCCCGCGACCCAGGCCAACTATGCCTGGAAGGGCAAGGGCAAGAAGGACCTTCTTCCGGCGCGCAGCTACGACGACGGTTACCGCCTGTACCTCCAGTGGACCGCAGGAAAGCCGATGCCGGCGCTGTTCACGCGCGACGAGAAAGGCGAGGAGCTTCCCGCCAACGCCACACAGGTCGGCAGCTTCATCGTTCTCGACCACGTCCCCCACGAACTCGTCATGCGGCTGGGCAAGCGCACGGCCGTGCTCGTGAACAAGAAGAAGCCCGTGCAGGCCATGCGGGTTGCGGAGCGCTAA
- a CDS encoding type IV secretion system protein — MSTCPTFGDGGPSGIAEALRVVDCMSGEAASFAFARLFGTDAVLGQALTAALTLYIAWYAIGLLTGRASLSLSSLTPRMMTLGVALTFATSWIAYQSVIWNLLVGAPDQIASLLIGAQGSATELFADKLDMIFGVVAQAAAATEAATAGLKDSGSLASGPDLLWLSALLLLLGTVGVLLVARIALAAMLALGPVFIIFGLFEGTRGLFEGWLKAAVLFALTPLLAVLIGGGTIALLSPMLDSLQAAGSQVPLRLTTTLFLASAVYCVLMIITLKIAGTMVAGWRLPFGNRRERSTSMVTAGGASEMQTAPLALQGPAPTSTSRDPRVSSIVTAAAGNSAMIAERSPAPTYPLYGPTPSNVEALPAAAASRSDPRLGSLSRHYRPRLQPQRTSS, encoded by the coding sequence GTGAGCACTTGCCCCACCTTCGGTGACGGCGGTCCCTCAGGCATCGCCGAGGCGCTGCGCGTCGTCGACTGCATGAGCGGCGAGGCGGCATCGTTCGCCTTCGCCCGCCTGTTCGGAACCGATGCGGTGCTGGGCCAGGCGCTGACCGCGGCCCTCACTCTGTACATTGCTTGGTATGCGATCGGCCTGCTGACCGGCCGCGCCTCACTGTCGCTTTCCAGCCTGACGCCGCGCATGATGACTCTGGGCGTGGCGCTAACTTTCGCGACATCGTGGATCGCCTACCAATCCGTGATCTGGAACCTGCTGGTCGGAGCGCCCGACCAGATTGCGAGCCTGCTGATCGGCGCGCAAGGAAGCGCGACCGAGCTGTTCGCCGACAAGCTCGACATGATTTTCGGCGTCGTCGCGCAAGCTGCCGCTGCAACGGAAGCGGCAACGGCCGGTCTCAAGGATTCCGGTTCGCTCGCTTCTGGCCCTGACCTGCTGTGGCTGTCCGCTTTGCTCCTCCTGCTTGGCACCGTCGGCGTGCTCCTCGTGGCTCGCATTGCGCTTGCGGCCATGCTGGCGCTCGGCCCCGTGTTCATCATCTTCGGCCTGTTTGAAGGCACGCGCGGGCTGTTCGAGGGCTGGTTAAAGGCAGCGGTCCTTTTCGCGCTGACGCCCCTTCTCGCAGTTCTCATCGGCGGCGGGACGATCGCCTTGCTGTCGCCCATGCTGGATTCGCTTCAGGCGGCCGGCAGCCAAGTGCCGCTTCGCCTGACGACGACCCTGTTCCTGGCGTCCGCGGTCTACTGCGTGCTGATGATCATCACGCTGAAGATCGCCGGCACGATGGTCGCCGGATGGCGCCTGCCCTTCGGCAATCGGCGCGAGCGTTCGACGTCGATGGTCACAGCGGGTGGCGCATCCGAGATGCAGACCGCGCCGCTTGCGCTGCAGGGGCCGGCTCCGACGAGCACCAGCCGCGATCCGCGCGTCAGCTCGATCGTCACGGCCGCGGCAGGCAATTCGGCGATGATCGCCGAGCGCAGCCCCGCTCCGACCTATCCGCTTTACGGCCCGACGCCTTCGAACGTCGAAGCCCTACCGGCAGCCGCGGCATCGCGTTCCGACCCCCGCCTTGGCAGCCTCAGCCGCCATTATCGTCCACGTCTTCAGCCCCAGAGGACAAGTTCATGA